One Scophthalmus maximus strain ysfricsl-2021 chromosome 7, ASM2237912v1, whole genome shotgun sequence genomic window, TTCGATGTTTTGCGCCTTGttgcacatgagatgtattaaatgactatattGCCAATACCGCGACCACAATTTGTCAAGTAAAATGTTGTAAAGGCGTCGGCATtgctttgaagtttaaaattgtcccaaTAGAAACCGTTAATGAAGATATTTCAGGTTAAAGAATGTTTAAATACAGACGACTAGAATCAACACACTGGTGTGATTGTCTACACCAAAGAGTTAAAATAGTGCATTTATGAAActgtgctttagaggagatttaaaaagagTGCGATATATATTGTGTGTCGAGATAGAACAAAAAGATATTGCAATATTATTcataggccatatcgcccagccctagtttCCTGTCAGTGTCCAGGtatcagtttttaaaaactggCCACTGGGGGCAGCGGTGTTTCTCATgtgaacagagacagaaatagtttgtaataaatttgaaaaagagaagttGAGAAGAAAGGAATCATGTCTGGTGTGAGGTCATGTGAAGTCAGGTCGAGTGAGGTCATGTGAGGTCATGAGCTGGTTGACCTCAGTCTTTGACCTGATCCTCTGGACCTCGCCGTCCCTCATGGCGGCTCCAGCCGGTCTTGACTGTCGTGTTAACATCTAGCCTCAGTAGGTTTCTTCAGCTCCTGCACTAACACTGCTGTCTGTGcttctgactcctcctcctcttcctcctcttcctccctcacgCTCCCCTGTCTCATGCTAGCCAACGAAGACTCCCTTTCCAAGGTATGTCATacagactgtttgtttttgttttctccccctctccatctttctttttctttgttttccgtCTTTGTTGTCTGTCTCATTTCACCCAGGTCGCCCACCCAAATACAGCAGCGTCCCGGAGCTGGGCAGCCTCACCCCGGCCTCCCCCTCCAGCCCcgtccaccccctccccctgcccagCCCCAGCTCTGGGGATGTAAGTAACGATGGGGGAGACGGACAGCTCCGAGGGTCGGACACCCCGTCACACACGATCCTATTGGCCCAGTAGCTCTGTCAGACCTCCACAAACACGCCCATTAGTTTGTTGTGTCCATGTGAtaatcatcagtcatcagttGATTTTTACTTTGACTCAGTCTTACAAAGTGAACAGTGTCCTGTAGCCCAGAGCGTCACCAGTAACCACTACTCAGAACACATGCTAACACCCGAGCGTCAAGTATCTTCTCTGTGACTCAGTAAATTAACACACCATCGTCCATTAGACATCCAAACCAGGCCGAGTGTAAACTAAACCAAACCTCCCCCACCGAGCCTGTCCGTCCCAGAGGCTCGGTGGGGCTCAGTCGAGCGGGGAAACTGATTGGTCCAATTCTTCCTCACAGGGAGACATCCATGAGGATTTCTGCACTGTGTGCAGACGCAGTGGCCAGTTGCTCATGTGCGACACGTGTTCTCGTGTTTATCACCTGGACTGCCTGGATCCACCCCTGAAAACCATTCCTAAAGGCATGTGGATCTGTCCAAAATGCCAAGATCAGGTAACCGCAGCAGCCGAGACTGATCCTGAGACAGGGGGAAGGGGGTGGTGCAGTCCAGTCAGCGGCCGGTCGGGCCTGTCAGGGCCAGTAGCTGTACTTGACTGTCCTGTACGTTAGGACTGTTCAATCCTTTGTAAGCATGTACATGATGCAGTAttggtttttttgtgcttctgtcTCACTCATTGTATCAGTAAAGATTTGCATCTCACATCCATCCACCTCATTGCTCGTCCCTTCTCCGCCTCACCACAAGGTGGTGGCTAAAATTTGTCTTTCCGAAAATCTTCTCCAAGTCTCAGCCACTGTGACAACTCAGAGCTTTTGTGTCCAGAtcctgaaaaaagaagaagccattCCCTGGCCTGGAACTCTGGCTATTGTTCATTCCTACATTGCCTACAAAGAAGGTGACGACAGATTATTTTCCTCCTCCGACATCTGCCGGGACAGATGAGGACGGTGAGATTAACGGTTTTGTTCCATTGCAGctaaagaagaagagaaactgaaactgaTGAAGTGGAGTTCTGAACTGAAACTGGAGCGAGAGCAGCTGGAACAAAGAGTCAAACAGCTCAGCAACTCCATAACAGTAAGAGAGCGtttttattctctgtgaaatcagtgaacatgttaaaaatCAATGTTAAAGAGATCAAACATGGTGTCTTCTATGGACTCAAATGCTGTTGTCCTTCTTCCATCAGAAATGCATGGAGACCAAAAACACCATCCTGGCTCGTCAGAAAGAGATGCAGCTTTCCCTGGACAAAGTCAAACACCTCATTCGCCTCATCCAAGCCTTCAATTTCAACCAAGCtctggcagagacagagggtaAAGACATCAGTGCCAGAGTCCAGGACAGTGCTGAACATGCACTCGGCTCTGAAGCTGCACCAGAAGCCCCGTCTGGTGAGAAAGTGAAGGCTCCAAGCTCCTTGACAAACAGCAACAAGGATGGAAACGACAAACAAGAGCAGCACGGAGACGCGGGCAGCAaccagacagcagcagcagcagcagcagcagcagcagcagcagcagcaggagacacCAAGGACCAGCCCGTCCCTGAAGACGGCACAGACCGAGCAGCAGATACCAGCCCCAGTGTAGGGGCAGGGGGTAAGGACGGGCTGGTTGCAGGGGGTAAGGGTGTGCCGGGTGTAGGGGCAGGGGGTGAGGACGTGCCGGGTGTAGGGGCAGGGGGTGAGGACGTGCCGGGTGTAGGGGCAGGGGGTGAGGACGGGCCGGGTGTAGGGGCAGGGGGTGAGGACGGGCCGGGTGTAGGGGCAGGGGGTGAGGACAGGCCGGTTGTAGGGGCTAAGGGTGTGCCTGGTGtaggggcaggaggaggaggtaacaCAGGGATTGGTAAACAGTCAGAGGTCATTGCCAAGTATGAGACGGCTCCGGTGGTTGACATTCCCGCCACTTCAGCGGTGGTGACTGTTGTTGCCTGCACCAATGGTACGGCCGAGCCAGCCTGCCCTGACCGGGACCCCGCAGGAGACTGCACCACCAACACCAACTCTGAGAACAAGATGGCTGCTGTCAACCCTCCAGAGACCGCAgtggagaagaaacaggaggagatCACTGACAGTGATGGCAGCAAcaccaacaacagcaaaacCTCAGAACCCTCCCAGCATTCTTTGCCAGCTCTTGTCAGTAGTTTGGACAATAAAAAGTAACGCTGCGTCTCTTGATTTGCGGGAattcaaacatatatatattaaaaaaaaaagacttttgcTTGCACCGCACGGTGCCCTGAAGTTGCCAATCTgtataaatgttgtttgtttgcattgtaTTGTCAGACTGTGTCAATGGTAGATATACAGCCCAAGTCACATGACTCTGGGAAGGCGTAGGCTGTTCGCCCACAGACCCGGGAACATTGAAGGCCTGCGCTCCAGGGTCATCATGCCAATTAGTGATAGACGTCAGTGGTCGGAATGCTCAAAGGGAGATTTAACTCATCACACCAGTGTGTGCCTGTTCTAACGGCCCCTGCTTTCTCTCGTGGGATTCCCATGAGTACGAAGATAACCAAGAACATGGAACCAAACATCTGTCAGGGGTTACTGGTCTAAAAAGCAGTGTTGTGATGGAGCTCAGACAAAAACCTGTTAATCCCCACGTCCCAATCCCCACGTCCCCAATCTCCTGAATCTCCTTCATTAACCCAAACTTCGACCTCCTTCAAACCCTCATCAGCTTCTCCTGATGACTAAAAGGCTAACGTACCTGCCCAGTCCTCCAGCAGTCACTGTGACCTCCCAATGTAATCCAGAAGGGTTCGGAGTGCTTCAGATCCACTCCACCTGAACGGCCTCACTCAGACTCAAAGGCCTGACGTTGTTCAGAGGAGTGAGGTGCAATGAATCATAGAAGTGGTCttgcattttgttgttgtaagacatcaacatcaacaagaATTGTTGGAAGGTTTCTAATTTGGTAGTCACCCCCTCAGTACCAAAGTCAGGATGGCCCCATTCAACAAGGATCAAACTTCATCTGAAGGATTCTAGACCTTTCCCGAACCTCCCTATCAACCAATGACTTAAACTGTCTTCAGTCAACAGAAAATATTAGTTGCAATAACCTTTCCCCAGTGGCAAAACCCAATCGTACCTTTCCCTGATAAAGTAGACGTCTACAAAACCTGGTGGGCAGAGACCCCTAATTCTGGCCTCAGGACGGCGTGGACGAGGTTTCAGACGATCCAACAAACTCTTTGTGAGAGGCATTTCGATGCCTTTAAACCAGCGCACCTAACTTCCAAATGAGCTTCTGACAGAAACCACGTTCATCCTAAATATAAATTTACCTTCTGCAGTTTGCCAACAGCCCAATTTGAGCTGGTGGAACCCAAAGAGTCATGAGCACACTTCCTCAGTCTAACAGCTTTTTCCGTAGAGCAGAGCGAGATGTGAGGAATTCTAAAAATGTAGACGGTGCCAGTAGACTTGATGGAGTTGCACTCCGTTGTTAAGTCGTACTACTTAGGTTAATTACTGGTTAAGGAAAGTTAGACACAGCTTCCAAATTCTAAATTTGGAAAGGTCTGTGGGAAAACTGCATCAGACATCAACAAAAGCTGGTGGACACGAGGCCCAAGTCTTTTGAAAGATGTGGATGAGTTTTCAGACGCCGTTTGACGaaacattattataatatttgacCAGTGAACCTAACTCACTAATCTGCTTCTGACTAAAACTACGTCCATTCATTCGCCCAAATGCACCTTCCCCAATAAACTAAAGACTCCGCCAGTTGTCTGGTGACCAAAGGTCCCATCGACCCCCGgtaccctcccctccccctcactccccctcctgtctcccTGAGCTCCGGCAGCAGCGACGCTGAGCGACATGTGCGGAGGACGAGCAGATGTTTTCAGTGGTGTCGGTCAAGTGTAGTGATTGAGTTTTTCATTTGTGAGTCAAGTGTCAACTGTGAGCACTAAATGTGAAATTGCAATATTGCAATGTCAACACACAAATTATATGTGGGCTGTGATTCTTTTTATAGGAAAAGATATTCAGGTCTTCCTAGTCTTCAGAAATAAGTGCTTTCTGTTCCTGAACCTGCTCGACTGGCGTTTTCCACACAGAGTGACGATCTCTGCATTGTGTACATTTCTGTAGAATCCTGAACTGCCAAAATGATTTATCCAAATTCAGCAGGGACACGCCCACTTCCTGTATTGAATGATCAGATCGTTGGCGTTGTTAGATATAAATCGGAAGTCCCCAGATTGAGGCAGGAGAGCTTATTAAACAATATCATTCAAAGAACTTTCTTTTCCTTGAAGTGACGGGATTTGTGGAATGAACCTGCTTCTTCTCAAAGGGAGATTCCACAAATCCTCCGACTAAAGCACAAGCTCGCTGCTGTACCAGGCAGTGCTGAGCTTTTTGTATGTTGATATTAACAGAGTATGCATTTCTTTGTTGTGATGTGACTTATCCCCACATTGCCAATATTTTTCTAGGAGGAAATACAAACCTCTGTGACAGTAAGGCTGGAGTGTAGGTCATGTTCTCTTCTCTGGAGCATGTCGGGCTGAAGCCCGGTGCCGTTGTTCCGTGGGGAACCTCGTCGTGTTGTTGGCGCTGCCTCGGTTCTGCTGGAACCTTTTGGAGTTTGGGTTTTCTTTGCCTAATTTTCAGTCGTCCACAAAACGTATTCTCCCTGGAGTTCACGGTTCAACTGCCTCATCTTCGGCTGTAGAACATCTTCACCTTGTGCTTCTATTGTTTGTCGACTGTTTTGTTGGTTGATTCATTTGCGCGGTCATGCTAGCAGCTTTATCTTTGAAAGCCGACGTGTCGTCTGTCGTTGGTCCAACGCCTCGGCCTCAGTTCTCTGGCTCCCTAACGTTTCCCTTCATCCTGTTAAAATCTTGACACAAACTTTTGCTCAGAGGAACTTTTCCAGGTTGTTGTGTGAACGACGTCAGAGGACCGACTGTAACGACTAGACTCCGACCGATACTGGGAAGTAGAAATTTCTGATACCggtatatcggccgatatatatataaattattttcaagAATTGAATGTTGTTATCAAAAACCTTATGACAATGAAGTTTTATTGAGGcttattattttacagtttaaccatgaacttcaTTGTAAACAACTATAGATACAAAGAAAATTGACataacttgaattaagaaaattaaataCAACATCAATTCACAACTCctttgttttcatatcagcGTAGATCCTGATATCGTCTGTGAAAGACTCAGAATATCTGTTGATCCTCAGACTTTTTATCAGGTTGACGGTTAAATTCCTGCAGAACTAATGACGTTCTCGTCCGCCGACGCCGTTCACCACTAACGAGCTAATGTGAGGGTGCTAACAAGCTAAGCTACATGGTCAGGACTATACCTGTTAGCATTGTCATaattagcatgttagcacaCTGATGTTGACAGAGCTGCTAGCGTGACCTGCGGTGTGATCGGTTGTTGGGACGTGGCGGCGTCTCTTCATATCACATGACTGAACCATATCTGACGTCAAGTACAAACTGGTCTCATGTCCAGTGATGATGTTCTGAGGACACTGACCCGGTTCCCTGTGAGAAGCGTCTGTAGTGTTTGGTTCTGTCGGGTGGTCGTGTACTTTCTCTCTGTCGTCTCTTCACCTTTACGTTGGACCCGAACACGCCGTCCCTCTGTACAGTAGGTACCTCGAGTGCCTTTCTTCAAACAGCAGATAATATTTGTCTCTTGACTTGCACTGTGACTTGTAGAACCTTACTGACCCCACCCGCCCCCCACCCGCAGACCTCCGGCTGCCGGTCGAGTCATTTCATGTGACCACAGTGTTCTGTTGTTATTTGATAGAGGAGTTGCcttaaatgtcttttattttccttttatgtgattcaacttttacattttggggttaaaaaataaaatctgtgccGACGGcagcaggtcaaaggtcgtAAGGTTGAAAACCTGGTCGTCGTCGGTCGATAACGTTCAAGTGTTGATGATGACATCTTGTTCTGTGACGCACTTTTTCTTTGACCAGTATTATCATCATCAgagtggcggcggcggcggcgggtgcACTCGTGTGGAGCTGGTGTGGTTTGTATTCGGAGTCGTTCTTCGTTCCCTCCGTGGTTCTTGTTGGTTCTGGAGGAGTTTGCTGAACCAGGTCTCGTGAGCTGGAGCTCGAGCAAACGGACCTGCTCCCCGACGACGGGCCGACTTCCACCCGTCCGGCCGCTCGCTCCAGCTGAACGCATGCCTTCTTATGCAAATTTTTATACAAGATTTGTGGAACCTTTTTTAATATGcatcgtgtttttgtttttttaagtttgaagtGAAACTCGTCACCTTGTTTTATTCCTCCAACACGCGGACGCCTGACGTGAGCAGGTCAGCTGGGACAGTGCGTCGGCTATTTTAGACGGATTCATTTCTTCCTGTCGGCGTGTTTTCTGGGAGGAgctgaaatatttgtttgtccTTCGCTTAGATTTGAATCTGAACTGGGCCCACCCACCGGGGGGGTCGGACTCTAAAAGTGAATTTATCCAAAGAACACTGAAGAGTACGTTTGTGTCGCTGCATCGTCTGATATGAATCTGCGTTTTCCGAGCGGAAGAAAGTCTTTTATGCATGAAACATGTTGGAAACGTCCGGTTTCACGTTTTAGTTTTCAAACGATCGAGTCATGATTGTGGCCTTGTAGTATTTTGTGGATACATGACGTCAGTCCGTTGTCACCGcccgacccgacccgacccgaccGCTCACCTGAAGCTTCTTACCTCATCACAGCTGTTTCCATGACGACGTGTCGAGTGCAAAAAAAGTGACCAGAAAACGAAACcagtctttttttatcttccatTGGGTGAGATGCATTGTAGCGATGTGAATACAGGAGCTGAATAACGTGTAAATTGGTAATTACACAATCTGAATATTTGTataattgtttgtattttttcataatgaTTTTGGAAaggaatgtgtttatttttttgacttGTGTTCCAGATGTGTCTTCTGTTGGCCTGACATTGTGACGGTCTGGTGGGATTCTTACCTCTGTATTGAGCCTCTTCTCTTCTGTGATGATCTTTGTATGCAGTGTTTAGGAAAAAATACTGTGGGGAAATGGGAGGAGTCGATATTAGGAGCATTTGatcaatttgtatttatttattttatcattttgttaaTAAATTGTGAAAAGCAGCTGTTGTGTCCTGGTTCTGTTGGACAGGTGCCAAggttttcttaccgtcgttatcgtagttttcttaccgtcgttattgtagtttccttaccgtcgttattgtagttttcttaccgtcgttattgtagttttcttaccgtcgttatcgtagttttcttaccctcgttattgtagttttcttaccgtcgttatcgtagttttcttaccgtcgttattgtagttttcttaccgtcgttattgtagttttcttaccgtcgttatcgtagttttcttaccctcgttattgtagttttcttaccctcgttattgtagttttcttaccctcgttatcgtagttttcttaccctcgttattgtagttttcttaccgtcgttatcgTAGTCttcttaccgtcgttattgtagttttcttaccgtcgttattgtagttttcttaccgtcgttatcgtagttttcttaccctcgttattgtagttttcttaccgtcgtttcgtagttttcttaccgtcgtttttgtagttttcttaccgtcgttattgtagttttcttaccgtcgttatcgtagttttcttaccgtcgttatcgtagttttcttaccgtcgttattgtagtttccttaccgtcgttattgtagttttcttaccgtcgttattgtagttttcttaccgtcgttatcgtagttttcttaccctcgttattgtagttttcttaccgtcgttatcgtagttttcttaccctcgttattgtagttttcttaccgtcgttatcgtagttttcttaccgtcgttattgtagttttcttaccgtcgttattgtagttttcttaccgtcgttatcgtagttttcttaccctcgttattgtagttttcttaccctcgttattgtagttttcttaccctcgttatcgtagttttcttaccctcgttattgtagttttcttaccgtcgttatcgtagttttcttaccgtcgttattgtagttttcttaccgtcgttattgtagttttcttaccgtcgttatcgtagttttcttaccctcgttattgtagttttcttaccgtcgtttcgtagttttcttaccgtcgttattgtagttttcttaccgtcgttattgtagttttcttaccgtcgttattgtagttttcttaccgtcgttatcgtagttttcttaccgtcgttattgtagttttcttaccgtcgttatcgtagttttcttaccctcgttattgtagttttcttaccgtcgtttCGTAGTTTTCTTACTgtcgttattgtagttttcttaccgtcgttatcgtagttttcttaccgtcgttattgtagttttcttaccgtcattattgtagttttcttaccgtcgttattgtagttttcttaccgtcgttatcgtagttttcttaccgtcattattgtagttttcttaccgtcgttattgtagttttcttaccgtcgttatcgtagttttcttaccgtcgttattgtagttttcttaccgtcgttatcgtagttttcttaccgtcgttattgtagttttcttaccgtcgttattgtagttttcttaccgtcgttatcgtagttttcttaccgtcgttatcgtagttttcttaccgtcgttattgtagttttcttaccgtcgttattgtagttttcttaccgtcgttatcgtagttttcttaccgtcgttatcgtagttttcttaccgtcgttatcgtagttttcttaccctcgttattgtagttttcttaccgtcgttattgtagttttcttaccctcgttattgtagttttcttaccgtcgttatcgtagttttcttaccgtcgttatcgtagttttcttaccctcgttatcgtagttttcttaccgtcgttatcgTAGTTTTGGTACCGTAGTGTCATCACGCACTGGACTTTGATTGGAAATGCAAATCCATGTTTGATCAAACCAGAATGAGGCGGGTTGGTCTACGCTGGATTTCCTATTTGCATCACTAGCGTGTTCCGCCCGTACTGCTTTCGCTTAGCAACGGAGATGCAGTTGCTGACGTTCGAGAGTTTGTCTCCGTCTCAATGAATCCTGGGAAAAATCCACGTCGTCACTGAACCTGTGTTCTgttaatgaccagcagagggcgacagtTTAACTTCACagatcatgacatcatcatctaCATGTGGAAGAATAATAGAAAATGTTGTACAATTTATGAAGGATTCAGTGTTTTAGGTCAAagatgaaagagatgaaaaattCATAACACGGATCAAGAtgattgatttttctcttcgttctttattctgtttttccaaCAACTGGACGAATACGATCAtgaatcatatttaatatttttggttttgatggGTAAAGTTTGTCTCAGCTCCTCTTGAGTCCTGTTGGTTCACAGTCGGTGAACTTTGTCATCGTGGTGATGACGACGTCGAAGACGGCGGTGGGACAGTGGCGGTGGAGGAACGGCAACAGCCACGCCCCCTGTCCGGGGCTGTACAGAACTCTGGGGCGGACGGACAGCAGAGCGTGACACAAGTCGTCCAGCACCGGGGACAAGTCCTCGGACGAATCCCGGGACAGTTTGGACAAACTGCTGGTGACCGACGAGATGTACGACTCCCCATAATCCTCTCTGGCTTCAGAGGACGCCGCCGCCAGGATCTCGTCTTTGTGGCGCCGGATGTCGTCACTGGTTCCAAAGATGTCTGAgtgggaagagaagagacgaaGGACACGTTAAAGAAATCAATCAGCTTATTGAATATTGATCAGAACGTGTGGAACCACATGAAGATCTACTTGTTCTGAATCCTGCCGGTTGGATCAGAGCAACGGTGACGTTCCACAGTTTCACCTCGAGTCTCAGGACGTGAGAGAAAAGACTCAGAGCAGCTTTGGACGCAGCGTACGAAGAAAACATCGGCATCGGGACCGCGGCTGCAGGAAGacgcatcatcatcatcatctacatcatcatcatcatcatcatcacccacCGTCATtgtcatcaccgtcatcatcataatcgtcattgtcataatcgtcatcaccgtcatcatcataatcGTCATTGTCATCGTCATAATCGTCATCACcgccatcatcgtcatcatcatcatcgtcgtcgtcgtcgtcatcatcatcatcttcgatgtcatcatcatcgtcgtcgtcgtcgtcatcatcatcatcttcgatgtcatcatcatcgtcgtcgtcgtcgtcatcatcatcattgtcgtcatcatcactatcgtcatcatcatcattatcgtcataatcatcatcaacGTCATTGTCATCGTCATCAACGTCATCTTCATtaacatcatcataatcatcatcatcatcacgcaCCACAATCAAATATCTGCAAGATGTTTATCTCTGTGTGGACGACTAACGTGAAGAACTGAGCAACAACTGACACATTCAACTtgtttaataataatgactatatatatatatgtataaataataaagactATATATAAAACCTATAGTTTgagaatgaatatatatataacttataGTTTAtcaaaaactatatatatatataacctatAGTTTGAGAATGACGATATACCTAAAACAAATAGTTTAATAAAgactatatatatctatttatatatatataacactaATAGTTTGTACCTGCCATGCTGGACACGTTGACGATCCGCCCGCCGGCTCGTCTCAGCAGGGGGAGGAATACCTGACACATGTTGACAGCCGACAGGAAGTTGACGTCCAGGCAGCGGCGGCAGGCGGCGAGGGGGAGGAGCTCAGCGTCCATGGGACAGTGGAGGATTCCTGCATTATTCACCAAACCCCAGAGACCTGCAGGGGGAGACCCCGTC contains:
- the hsd17b2 gene encoding estradiol 17-beta-dehydrogenase 2; the protein is MDICSCVAVVCVFTVMWKLSEGREAGRWPPAHGTLVLVLVWVLVWVLVYTVSPVLCGLVLLSCSLRLICVWRRSELLPEQNRAVLITGCDSGFGHALAQRLSHGRVTVFAGVLDVNGPGAQRLRRVASDHLRVLQLDVTDRDQVEAARRDIGSQVGHTGLWGLVNNAGILHCPMDAELLPLAACRRCLDVNFLSAVNMCQVFLPLLRRAGGRIVNVSSMAAAVPMPMFSSYAASKAALSLFSHVLRLEVKLWNVTVALIQPAGFRTNIFGTSDDIRRHKDEILAAASSEAREDYGESYISSVTSSLSKLSRDSSEDLSPVLDDLCHALLSVRPRVLYSPGQGAWLLPFLHRHCPTAVFDVVITTMTKFTDCEPTGLKRS